TTTTAAAACGTGGAAGAAGCTTACTGccaattttttgtctttatttttaggaaGGCTGGATCGGAATCAAAACAGTCGTATTAAAGAAGAAGCTTACAGCAGTTGACTTCTACAATGGATATATGCATTCTTGGTTCCAGGAGAACGTAACAACAGTTCATCAGGAATGCAGATTTGAAACACTCAaacttaaaacaacaaaaaagactCTGACAGAGAGGGGAATATTGGCACAGGATGTAAAACaatagatgtattttaaaatgtggaaaaagatATCTGTAAGTTAatagtaatataaaatatttcagtgcctGCCTATAATACTCAACTTAAAGGGGTTTCCTCCCAAAGTGTTTGATGTTACTGTCATCTGCATGTTTTCATCGTGGATTCCTGATGATACGTATTTCTCTTTCCCCATCAAGGAAGAGAATCTCTGTGAATGCTGAAGATAGTGAATAAATTCCTGTTTCCACTGTTGggtaataaatttatttttatacaatgttttcaattttttttttttgaggactATTGGTATAATTTTCTTCAAGGACAAGTTGGGTGCAGTTACTTTAATCTGGAAATGTTAAAAAGCCATGCTTCTTTAATTCATACGTGGTTTCGTCAAAGTGAGATTCTAAGGACAGAAGCCTGTTgcatttctgaataatttatgTCAAATATCTTCTCATCTGTCATAGGGTGTCTAGCAAAAGAGAATCCATGCAATGTTTTTCTTACAACTTTGCAATACTTGTCCGTGGAAGATTTTCTAGTGAAATTAATGGATGGAATTTGTCGAGGATTATCTGCTCTACCTCTTAGATTGTCTGGTTTGAATTTCTTGCAGAGCCTTAAACTACCTTTGTATCCCCACGCTGAGATGAATAACTTGAGCCTCAGCTGGGAGCATCTGGagaatattttccttgtctGTGATAGTTTTCTTAAGAATCAACTATTCTTAACACAAAAAACATCCCTTCCTTCTGACTGGAATTTGACACGACGTCTTGATATAATTCCATACTTGGAGCTGTGTGCAGTTGGTCATAAGCGGTTTTTGGAGTTGTTTGCTAGGTGGAGTTTTATGAGCAGGTTTCTGAGGGGTTTTTGGTGTGATCAacctttccctttttgttttctattcttgattatatattttcttttaccaaCAATAACGTTACTTGACAAGCTTAATTTCAAGCTTTGTGTTGATCTTGCAGAATTCCTCCATATTGCACTACTAGATATTTCGATTAATTGGATAAAGAACTGGCTGATGCACTTTATTGATATTACATGTTGTTGACCCCTTTAGTTATAATATCCTGTAGTGCTACAAGTTGAATCCACATCAGAGCTCATCTGTATCTGTGTTTAAATTGTTTCTATTCGTAATCCCTCTGAATAACTTTGCCATTGACTCTAAGGAGCGGGGGGTAAGTCTTGTCACGTGAAATGTTACAATCATTCTTGATTCATGGGaagttaaatgaaattttatctccccccctccccaatccAACAATCCTTGCCAACTGCTTAATTACATGTGTCTTCCTGCATCTTCCTCTTGTGTAGTCTTAGTCTACGGACACTTCCATAATGCTGGAACTCAGTTTCACTGAGTCTCAGATTTAGAAAGGGAATAAAGGGACTATTCCTATGCTATTCTAATCGGAGATCTCATCCAGTTAGGTTAGATCTTATCTTAGGACCAACATGTTTATTTGGGCCTGTtgactttgaaaatgctgtaaataGTAGATACCGTTTAACGTCATCCATGAATGCCAGCTGCTAGTTTTAGTGACCTGCATGTGATGTGAGCacataattttgtttccttttaaatttggaaaagaaaaatttactatgtatatttgcttttcaataCAAGTGACTTTGTTTTCATCTCATTGATTCTGTTTCTGATCTATAAACTTGTCATTCACTTTGTTcagtagatatttttctttgatctcTTTAGCTTTTCTGATCAATTTCTTACCTATcctatttaataatattttttatcatcttttcctttttgttttcatatcttATAATATATCCCACTTAATTGATATTTGTGTTTCATCCATCCAGACAATTCGTGTTCTGCTGCCATACTTTCTGATGAGAGAAGTTTTTACTTGTTGAGGAGTTAATCTAATCCAAGCTTTTCCTCACCCTGCCTTTGGTTAATGGCATATataagaatcatagaataatttaggttggaaaagatgtTTAAGATCATAAtgtccaaccataaacctaacactgctgAGTCAAGAAGGAGCATTTAATGTGAAGAACCCCAAAACTGATgactctctccctttctttccttagaTGTAGTGTAGCACTGTGAGGATAACTGCAAAACCAAGACTGGCCAGATCTTAGGAGCTGCTCTAGTGTTGCTGactttattcttgcttttcctgaacACTGCTGAAGTAAAAGCAGGGCCGCTGGAGCTATTCAGACTTGGGGAGGCACTGTTCTGTTACCTTCATATTTACAGCATtatcactgaaattttaaaagtctcaaaaggagaaaaaacaaataattatgGGAGTTGTGTAGGGTTGGTGTTAGAATGGTTCTGTTTTGCTCATGCTCATCCTCTTCCACATGTCCTTTTGGCTCTTCAGACTTTTCAATGCATTCATGTCTTTTCAAGCACTCGGGTCTGAAACTTAAAGCTTAAGTCAAGTGTTGAATTCATGAGACATATCAAGGTGACAGGAGCTTGACACGCTCGAGTGTGACTCACtgaatgaaagaaagcaaaaaaaaaatctagaaaaacgTGTTATATAACATggattaaaatgtttctgaagaagCATCTGTTGAAGCAGatgctgcagtatttttctttcatcgCCATTGGTCCAACAATTAATCTGCCTCCGACGGGTTTTCCAGAACACATGATCCTCCAAGAAATCCAAGCCTGTGAATCGGAGTCAAAAGCTGGAAACAACAGTAAGGTGGAAGCCAGGCTCCCGTGGAGAATTTCTCTTGTCTTTGACCGCAGACTCAAGGCTGCAATTTGTGCTGCAGAAATTCAAAACCTGGCAAGTTTGTTTCTAAGTGAATGATATATTTTAGTGCCTTGCTCCCTCCTACTTACTACTTGCAAGTAAAGCTGGTGAAGTCATTTTGCTCTTACTCTGTTCAGATCAGTTTATGGACGGGTTAGCTGTCACGCCAATGGAAGGGGGAGTGGGTGGGTGGGATTTTTGTGGGGATggtggggtgggtttggggtttttctggggtttgttACATCGTTGGTCTCAGTTGTGTGGCtgcttgctttgtgttttcccaGTTGGAGCTTCTGGGAATcggttatttttaaagaaactgacAGTCATCATTGGAATGCAAATATTCAGTGTTTGCCAAGGAtaagaatattttctctgaagtgtcTTCTCCACAGATAGTGAGGGGTTTTGACCCTAATCAGCTGTATGGTAGGGGTCTGGCCTCAGGCATGGATTGTATCAGAAGTTGAATTAGCAAAGAAATTAgtatacaaaaaaaccccaaacaacctaCCACCACAATTTATAGGTAACTTGAAGCACAAATGACACAGAATTTTGGACTTAGGAGATTTTAGTTATCTGTTAGCATGGGTGGACCCATCTTTTCTGATGTACCAGGTCCCTAGGCACTGGAAAATGAATTGTGGTTCATTATGACCTGAGCAAAATGAACGGTGAGATGTGATTCCCACAGAAACAATATCAAAAGTTCAGGCAATTTAGGGTTAAAAGTTTTTAGATGACCAAACTGTTAAATCAACTGTTTAGTTCTAAGAATGACTTTTGaggaaaactttgctttttttgaacGTGCTCTGACATCATAAAGTtgatagcaaagaaaaattatatgtCTCTAGCCTTTGCATCTCCAAAATGACACGGAGCAAAACAACGTTCTTGCTGGGTGGCTTTAGTGCTGCTAGTTGGAGTATCAGCTTCCAGCCAGCAGCGTGTGTGTTAGATGTTTGCATTGGAGCGAACTTGTAGGGCAGTTTGTACATTTCTCACTGATAGCTTTAGATTGTACCTTGCGTGAGGCTGTTAGTCATTGCTGGCAGGTGGTAATTTCAGTTGGAACTAAAGCATAAAGCAACAGCGAAGAGTTTGCCTGCATCATTAGGGGAGTTTGAGGTGGTGTGTGCTCAGAAACCCTGTAGATGGTGCTCGCTGCATCTCTTTTAGGTGAAAACCAACGTCAGCTGGGCAGATGATGGTGAAAAGCTAGTACAGAATGTCTTCAGTTGGCTGTTCAATACCAAATAATGTCTAAACCATATTGTAGCCAGGATACCTATACGTGTAATTTAATGTTTTGATCTGAGCAGAGTTTCCTTTAAGGCTTCTCAGAATTGCTTTCTATGCAAGATGTTATCAAAGATTAGACAGTTCTTTGTCGCTTAATAGCTAATGTCCTAGCTCTGAATGCACACAGCTTTAGCCCAGTTCTTTTATAGAGGAAAAGAGGGTAagtttaacttattttttttatggagGATATCTTTGGCATGCTATTTTAGACATGGTAGAGAAGCTTTAAAGGGAATTCGTGTTCTCCAGGCAGCTGTTAGCCAAAATGTCTCTTTGGAAACTTTGCTTTCACCTAGCTCTGTAGGGATTTAACTCGGTAGGTAATgaaaatctgattatttttgcaGAACAGACTAAAGGAAAACGGGGCATTCACTGATGAGGTGTGGAATAGCATGTCAGGATTGACTCTGGAACACAGACACGGTGATTCAATCCCCAGTACCACTGCTGAGGTCAAGCACAGCCACCCTAGCAATTGGAAAGtgatacagcaaaataaaacagctgtcCTCCTCTCGGACGAGAGGGGGAAAGTAGCAGAGGTATTCATAGCCCCAGCATCCGCTACAGTTTGAGATCACCAAAGCCAAATTATTGGTAGAACTGCAAAACGTTTGGGCACCAGAAGGGCTCTGGTGTTGGATAGGGATGATTTCATCTTggatttcaaataaatgttagAGGGAGTGCTATTTCCTAGGATGCTTGTGACTTGCAGTTAGAGGCATCTGTTTCACGATCTGAAACCTTACTACTCCCCTGCTTCCTAGGAAACCTCTTTATTcctgttttctgctgaataaattacaaataaacaaaaagtgtAAGTGATTAATCACAGGAGTACTTGAGTCTTTAAAAAGTTCATTGCCAAATCCCTGAATAATTTGAAGTTTGAGACTAGACAAGAATATCTCTTCTTTTGTTTATCCTAGCTGCTGACAGCCTGATAGCTTCTGGGAAAcagtattttccctttcttaaaaaCAGGAGGAGGGATAGGTCACTGGATTTATCTGAGCGTTGGAAACTAAGTGACCTTAATGGAAGATGCTTTGCCATTAGCCGCAAACCTGCCGACGTTTAGGAGCCAGGTCTCCTGCTTCAGCCTGTTTCTCAAGGTTGGTGGTCCAAAGGTTGAGGCCGAGGGAGGAGCGGAGTTGCAGCCTTCCTGCATTCCTCCAGCTGATGCTCTCCTTCGATATGTGGGAGCGTGGCTTAGGTTTCAGGTTGCAGGAAGGACGTTGCCGTATGCTGACCATAAACACGAGCTGGAGAAATCAGAACTGACATTGAACTGTAGCATAAAACTTGCGTGAGGGCTGGAGGCCAGGACCTGCTGTAGCTTTTCTCCTGTATAAACTTTCTTAACGTATTTGGCATGGTGGCTCGTCAGCAATGACGAAGTGTTAGCACTGAGTTGGTGGTGGTTGGGCCAAGGTTGTTTTCTGTTGATGGTGCTTAAGCAGCCGTGTTTGAAACCTCTCTGTCTTGCTCTGTATCCAATGTACTCTGCCAGCAGCCTCCTCTGAAAGCTCAGGGACTTGGTGAGTGCAGAGATTAGTTTGTTCCTCCAAGTTGGAATTAAGCTGCAGTGGGGGACAGTTTGGGGAAACTTGGAGAGCTCCTTGCTGTTTCATGGATAGGCAGAATTTCAGGCTGTAGGGCTGTGACCATTTCATTGCTGTTAAACAGCCGTTTCTCCCCAAAAGAAGAGCCCTGTactctgctgtgttttgctctGGCAAGCCCACATGCAGCACAGGGACCAGATCCCGAGCCTGCTTTCATTTGTGCATCTCCTGGGTTGGTCTGTAGAAGTCATTTGTGTTGCTTCACCCTCGAAGTGATGAAACTAAGTTCGGGATTTGGCTGTCTGtctgcagaagaggaagggagcagagggaagagacATTTCTCTGCGAGTCTGCAGCGCAAGCCAAGAGCTCTGTGGGAAGGTCCGAGCTAACGCTCCCCACTGGCTGCCTTGGCCCCGGCTCGCGCCAAGCCCTTGCAGCAGACtagacacaaaagaaaacacacagagtCTAAATTCATTGGTATGAAGAGGATGTGCCAGAGTATTCCgcagctcttcctcttctgcttctctttgaTAAAATAGAATAGATAATTTGATAGAATTTGCATAAAAACATGGATTATTAAGGtcttttttctacctttttcaGCATAATTCAGGCTGCGTAGGCACGCAGCTCTGTGTTTAAAGCCTGGGATGCCCTGTGTCAGACCTGAGGACCTCTTCTGAAGCTTGCTAAAGGCTGTTGAAAGATTCCCTACATCCTTGACAAGCTGTAGGTAAGACAGCATAGACCTAGAACGGGCTTCATACCCATAGGAGGGGATCAGGTAGGAGAAGGAAATCCATGCTTAAGCATGTGTTTGAATTCCAGTTTTCATCCAGTAGCACTGCCCGCCTTTTTGTGATTGCTCTCAGGGAAAATTTCGGTGTTGGAGGCTTGCTGGCTTGCCTGCACCTCAAAAATTTATTGCCAGTGTTTGGGTGTAAACACAGAATGTCTTCTGTGCTGGTGAGTCCCTTGATTCTGCTCTAGAGGTAGTGAGGGGATTGATAGGGCAACTTAATAGGTCACTTGGAGATGGATCACTGTCTGTCTGACCCCTTCTGTGGCCATCTGCACCTTCAGCTAAGAGCAGCTTCTCGCCCAGCAGCATCCTGTCTTCTCCCTGTCTCTgcacctcccagccctgctgtacGTTGCCTGGTTTCCTACCACCCTTAAAGCACCGGTTCCCAGccctcttttcccccttcttgTCCCACTCTGGGAGCCCTGCTGCTGTCTCCTTAGTTCATCCCTTGCCCtgacctgctgctctgcttcgCTGTTGCTGCCCCTCCACATCTCGAGCTGGGGACGGATTCCCTGATGGCAGCATGCCGCGGCCAAGCCTTGGACCTGGGGGAGCACCACCTACCCACCAAACCCCTCACCCATACCCAGGCCCAGTCTCGCATTGATAAAGCTGTGACCTGTTTTGCGAACAGAAAGGTGAAATTTTGCAGGTTATTCTTTGGTCAGCTCTACGCATGGTTTATTTACTTGGGTAtttcaaacacaaaagcaaCGCAGTATTGTCAAAGttacaaaataacttttttttattaacctaCCCTATCCTAGAGCATGGATTTTTCTTGTCAAATAATGcaagaagcaagagaaaactgTAGTTTTATCCATGTGGAGCCTACAAATCCACATGGCTTCTCCACGCTGTCGGGCATGTGAGTTCTTAGAAATGCAGCTGCCGGTAGTTTAGCTTGAATACAGTCATTTTAAACCAagctagaaataaataaaatacttacatTTCAAGTACAAAACCTTGCAGTTGAATTCAGTATGAAGAAATCGGTTTATTCCTTTTCGTGTTACCAACTACTGTACACGTACTTGGGCTGGCAAAGTCTGCAGATGCAGAACAGGAGAATGTTTTATGTACATGACTTAATTGAATTATGTGTTTAGTCTTCCCTTTAGGCTATCGTGTGAAGCTGTTTAATGTCAGGcagaaagaagatttttatGGATGCATGTAATAAGACACGAACCCACTACTGCTACTGGCTCCCAATTTTTGCTTTATGTCTTTCCTTtctggcaggggaaaaaaaaagtgcaccTTAATTATGTCTCAAAAATAATGACACCTACCAGCTTTGAATTAGGTTATTAGCAGGTAgatgttgcttttaaattatatttaatcaAGTGCGAGCGACTTTACCAAGGCTCCTATACAGCTCTAGTATGAGGGAGAACGTTGACCTCTCATTGGGATTCTGCCTTGGGTGGTCCGGCGGCTTGCCGGCTGCCTTCGGTATGCGGGGCTCTCCCCTGGCAGAACCAGTATGGTCTGCTGGCCCGAGTTCCTCTGAGCCTGGAAGATGCTCTGCTCCGCTGTGCTCCTCTCTGAACAGGTGAAAGTCAACCCAACGCCGATGTTGCTCTTCATGGTTCTGGAGGTGCCATCGGATGTGCCATCGAAACACCTGCCCAGCGCAATTTCTTTGGCGATCCTCGGGTCTTGGTCAGTGACGGTGTAGATGCCGTAGTTGTGTCCCAACGGGTCGAGAGGAGCCAGCATTGTATACTCGCTGGAGTCGTTGTTCGTAGCCATTGGGAGGTGGTTCACCAGGTATTCGTGGAGCATGCTGTTGACGCTCTCTCGGCGGCAGCTGCCTTGTGGGACCACTTTCACGAGTGTGCGGTCCACGCGGTCTTGGTCAAAGAGCATGCCGCTGCACTTGAACTCCAGGCAGGCTGCCGACACATCTGGCTGCTCAGAGTCACGAATGCTGCGGACATCCCTGATGCCGTAGAGCCTGCCGATGGTACGCGGGTGTGTCCCGCCCATGTTACGAGACCTTATGTTCACCTCTTGGGgtccatttatttttactttaatgtaGCAGGCCCTAAATTCCATGGGCTTGGGCCACCATGCCAGATAGTCATCAGTCCAGCTCATAAGGTCATCTTCGCTGAAGGGAACAGTGTTGTAGTCGTATCGGTCTCCCTCTATCCTGTAAAACCTGAAGTGAGCAGCATTGTGTGGAGCTTCCTCGCATTCTCTGAGGTTTTCGTAGGCATAAATTGGGCCATTGTTCTCTTCTGGGGAATTAGGGCTTGGCTTGGCCATGTTAATGCTGAATGCTGTTTTCTTAGTGCTAGAGTCCTCGTGGTCTGTTCTCCTGTAGTTGAGTTTGTTGAGGTACGGCTGTGGGACCCCAATAGCGTTAGGGTTGAGTTTGGGAGCAGAGGACACAGCTTCAAGCTCTTCACCCCCCATGCTTGCCAAGATATAAGCTGTGTAGGCCTCAGGGTTTTGGTCATCGCAGAAGGCGGGCACGCAGGCGCCGTTGGGACCAGTGACCACGCTGTCAAAACGGCCCCATGCTCTGGGGTTGGAGGAGAACCCTGGTTCTGGCTCTGTGTTTATAACAGAAATCACAACCCCTTGGATCTGCTCGCTTTGCAGAAATCTCTCGCTTCTGTATGCTCGCACTTTGACATAGCACCGTCTGTTCTCTGGGACATCTAGGTTAAAAAGCCGCCTTTCTTTGATCTCCATGTTCCCAACCAAAAAAgttctttcctcccttttgcGCCGTCTGCTTTTCTCAAGGTTGAagtccccttcttcctcccatAATCCTGTTTCTGGGTTCAGTGACCAAAGCTTCATCTCTTGCAGGTGCTCTGGCATCTTGACCTGAGCAGCATCCAAATGGACCTTCACGTCCTCTGCGTTAAGAGGCTCAGTGCCCTGTTCATCAGTGAAGTCCACGGAAAACATGCCGTACGTACGAAGCGGGAATATGTCTCCTTCCTCATCTACAAAGTTCAGGTCACTTTGCGTCACAGCGGCTGTTGAGATGTTTCTCGGGTCCAGAAATGTCACACTGGCTTTCACTTTGCCTCTGTAGGCTTCTCCATTTTTCCTATAAAACGCATCAGGAGGAATTTCTAATTCGGCAATTGGATCATCGTTTTCCATTTCTCCCAAGGAAATCACGTTGGTTTCGGTGGATTCCAGCGTAACAGGGGCTTTCTTTCTTAGTAGCTTGATCTCATGAAATACAGCACCTCCATTTTCCTTGAAGGGCAGAACTTTTGTTGTGTTCACAAACTTCTGCAGCCGATCGACAAAAGTTAGAACCAGTCTCTCTGTGTCTGCTGGGATTTGGATGGAGAATGTTCCCTTGTAGCCGGTCATACTCACTTTCTTGTTCCCCATGTAGATGTGGCCAAACCTCAGTGGCTCACCGTTAtctgctgctgtggctctgcctCGAACTGTTATTTTGGTCTCGGTGCATTTTTTGCAGCCACATTCTGTTATGACTTTAGTGGGGAGCGTGTACCCGTTGCAGGAGATGTCTCTGGTTTCCATCTTGGACACCCCGCAGCAGTAGGCGACGTTGTCCTTACACCGGAGTCCCTTATCCAGCTTCCCAGTGCAGGTCTTTGCTGGACACTTGCCCACGTCGTAGTAGAAGGAGTTGGTTGCTTTTTGGAAACAGTCGTGAGGAAGTCGGATGAGGTGGCTTTGGGGTTGGGAGTTGCAGGGTGCCTCTTGTCTTCCTGTTGAATAGGATTATCTTAATGAGCAGCATGAAATAATTATGCAGTCATTGCAATGTGGTCTGAAACCCTCTGAGCTAAACATTGCTTCCAATAACAGCGAGGCTTTTGCAGCAATAAAACCAGATGTTTTGCAGGATTTTGGTTAGCTGAATTCATCTGGCCTCCATTTTGGTGAAGCAGGTGCTCAGCTTTAGCTTTAGGTACCTGATTAAAACAGTGCTGTTTGCAGAGATGTCCCAGGTCCTGCTTACCCACCACTACCATCCAGCCCAACCTCAGCTAGAtgttctgcagctgcctggcttTTTGGCTATGGACAGACTAAAATGTGTCCCggggtttaaaaaaaccccaacaaacaaacagaaatattcacaTGTTAGGCAGCAAGTACAGCGAGAAATCTGCTGAAACCAACAGATTGAACTTGGCAGGTCACCTGCAATCTGGAGCTCTAGTTTGTAGAGAACATCTGGTTCATAACCAGCTCACGCAAGCTTATCTGCTAACGGGTGCAtgaaataaaccccaaatattt
This is a stretch of genomic DNA from Balearica regulorum gibbericeps isolate bBalReg1 chromosome 12, bBalReg1.pri, whole genome shotgun sequence. It encodes these proteins:
- the CILP gene encoding cartilage intermediate layer protein 1, which codes for MVTAKGWILLLLLGATSVLGQRLLKPALSRMQIRQKTFSPLVMLSLESTRSSSRRGDPTFAYARRSPLVQDSKRFLSPWSEWSECSGKCGQTGVQKRTRSCLAERLWGVHCNEATEEGRLCIGHVCSACNITCPMGRINADCDACMCEDATLHGKVSLEDGSPAADARVYLQAQKLKLLTTADNRGMFRIPGVCPDGKNTLKIKKAKYATATVTVPESNRRNLAIQVQLQRSGKPYIFRSPEDKARRVGQSVSLCCDALGSPAPDRYLWYHNGSLLDPSLYKYKNNLILKNLNRDQSGEYFCKASSAGGSAKSQSAKLTVIGRQEAPCNSQPQSHLIRLPHDCFQKATNSFYYDVGKCPAKTCTGKLDKGLRCKDNVAYCCGVSKMETRDISCNGYTLPTKVITECGCKKCTETKITVRGRATAADNGEPLRFGHIYMGNKKVSMTGYKGTFSIQIPADTERLVLTFVDRLQKFVNTTKVLPFKENGGAVFHEIKLLRKKAPVTLESTETNVISLGEMENDDPIAELEIPPDAFYRKNGEAYRGKVKASVTFLDPRNISTAAVTQSDLNFVDEEGDIFPLRTYGMFSVDFTDEQGTEPLNAEDVKVHLDAAQVKMPEHLQEMKLWSLNPETGLWEEEGDFNLEKSRRRKREERTFLVGNMEIKERRLFNLDVPENRRCYVKVRAYRSERFLQSEQIQGVVISVINTEPEPGFSSNPRAWGRFDSVVTGPNGACVPAFCDDQNPEAYTAYILASMGGEELEAVSSAPKLNPNAIGVPQPYLNKLNYRRTDHEDSSTKKTAFSINMAKPSPNSPEENNGPIYAYENLRECEEAPHNAAHFRFYRIEGDRYDYNTVPFSEDDLMSWTDDYLAWWPKPMEFRACYIKVKINGPQEVNIRSRNMGGTHPRTIGRLYGIRDVRSIRDSEQPDVSAACLEFKCSGMLFDQDRVDRTLVKVVPQGSCRRESVNSMLHEYLVNHLPMATNNDSSEYTMLAPLDPLGHNYGIYTVTDQDPRIAKEIALGRCFDGTSDGTSRTMKSNIGVGLTFTCSERSTAEQSIFQAQRNSGQQTILVLPGESPAYRRQPASRRTTQGRIPMRGQRSPSY